In Zingiber officinale cultivar Zhangliang chromosome 9B, Zo_v1.1, whole genome shotgun sequence, the genomic window gatcttgcacgagatacactcagaagggatggttctgagtgaaaccttccaggtggctgctatcattgagaagttgcctccctgctggaaggacttcaagaactacctgaagcacaagcggaagaaGATGAATGTGGAgaaactcattgttcgacttcgcatcaaagaagacaataagagttcagagagaaaactgttctctcaggctattttgaaagccaatgtggtcgagcatggtcaaagctcgaaacggaagaaccctaAGTCTCGATgtgacccagaggaggcatcaacaaaaAGAACTTCTTTGAGAAGTGCTTCAACTATGaccgagtgggtcacaaatcttcagagtgcaggaagccgaagaagaagcaagaggtcaACCTCAACGAGGGACCAAAAATGGACGACCTCTACACAGTGGTCTCGGAACTAAACCTAGTAGGTTCAAACccgcggcaatggtggatcgatactggagccatcagacatgtgtgctgcaacaaggagctgctccacaacttcgaagaagtcactagagacaaactgttcatgggaaactcagcaacctcagacatcatgggccaaggaaaggtgatGCTGaaaatgacctcgggcaaggaccttactctgaacaatgtgttgtatattccggagattcagaagaatctagtgtccggatcactgctAAGCAAGTATGGAtttcgcattatttttgagtcaaacagagttgtattgtccaagaatggagtgtttgtaggaagggactatgtatctgatggttgtttaagctcaatgtaatagcgattaggcctaagataaataaaactgaaagctcttccacttatatgcttgagttttcgtgtttgtggcatggtagactaggacatgttaactatgtATGTATTAtgtagattaattaatatgcaaaacatacctacattccaccttgacccaaaatacAAGTGTGAAATTTGTGTTGAaacaaaaatgacaaggtcatcctttcaacatattgaaagaagtaacgaacaacttgacctaatccacactgatgtgtgcgacctaaaaggtacaccaatacgtggtggtaataaatacttcatcacttttgtagatgataacacaagatactgttatgtgtatcttctcaaaagtaaggatgaagttatagagaaatttgctctctataagactgAGGTTtaaaaccagcttaatagaaagattaaggtggttcgaagtgactgaGGTGGTGAATATGTTTCACTGTTTGCTGAATTGTGTGTTGAATATGGGATCAGACACAAAACAATAGcgccttatactcctcagcaaaaatggagttgctgagagAAAGAATTGAACTCTAAAAGAGATGAtaaatgctcttctattaagctctggattgccagagttcatgtgggggggagttgtgttaacagctaattaccttttaaataaggtgccccaaaagaaaatagataagagcccttatgagttatggaatggaagacaatcgtcctacaaatatttacgaatgtgggggtgtcttgtcaAAATGTTGGTGCCTGATCTGAAAAAGATTAAGAtatgaccaaagactgttgattacatatttattggatatggaCAGAACAGCAGTGCGTATCGATTTTATATGTATAAGTTACACATACcgaagatacacaagaactcgataatcaaatcgagaaatgcctctttcttcgagcatgtgtttccgtataagactcgtgaggatgctagctccttaaaatgggcatatgaaacacaagatgaagatgatgatgaggaacctgtggaggttgagcctagacagAGCAAAAGAGCtaaggtagaaaaatcctatagatcggattttatcacttttatgttggagagtgagcccgaagttactcagaagctgtagaCTCTTTTGATGTACCTCATtggagagaggcaattgcatctgagatagaatctatcttgcaaaatcacacttgagaacttgtggatcttcctccaggaagtaaaccactaggttgcaagtggattttcaagaagaaaatgaagtaagATGGcacgattgataagtataaggtcagattggtaatcaaaggataccaacAACGACAATGcctcgattactttgatacatattctccggtgttgagaataacttccattagagtattgttgactattgtcgctctatggaatctcaaaatacatcaaatggatgtaaaaactacctttctaaatggagatttagaagaggaaatctatatggtgcaacctgaggggttttctgtgccaggatagaaaaacaaggtttgtagattggtgaagtcattatatgacttgaaacaagtaccaaagcagtggcatgagaaatttgataatgtcatgaaggaatgtgaatttaagattaatgaatgtgataaatgtgtctacatgaaagtcacagagaatgactacgtcatcttgtgtctatatatagatgacatatttatcattgggagtaatgataagataatcaaatctactaaagatatgttaaactcaagatttgatatgaaagacatgggcctagctgatgtgattctaggaatcaaaattcttagaacgacaaaaggacttattcttagtcagtctcattacgtagacaagattcttgagaaattcaccaagggtgatactgcgttggcacgaacacTGATAGATAccagtcaacatctatcgaaaaatcaaggtgaaagtatctctaagatagagtactctcgagtgattagaAGTTTGAtctacttgatgagttgtacacgaccagacttggcctacgcagtaagtaaactgagtagatacacgagtaaacCTAATGTTGAGCAttagaaagggataacaagagtactaaggtacttgaggtatactcatgaatatggactgcactatacaaaatatcctgctgtgatcaaaggatacaacgatgcaagttggatatctgatataaaagactctaagcaggtgcagccatttcctgaaaatcttctaagtaaaccgtaataaccagatccatgatggaatctgagtttatagctcttgacaaatgtagtgaagaggttgaatgactacgacaattcttagaagatattcctagATGGTGTTAGATCGAggaattcgctagaggggggtgaatagagatTTAAAAATTCGtttagagtaagcagcggaaaagtaaaatcacaacgctaacaagaaacgttttacttggttcggagccttcgtcgactcctactccaaggtccgcactcgtcaagtgctttcattgggcaatccactagcagttcgaaaaggATATTACAAATAAAAGTACAGAATGCTTAGAAGTAAAATACCGATAACAATTAAGTAAACAGAAAGTAGCacattgtcggagaagcttcgtcGCAAGAGCACAGCGCAATATCGCAAGCATTGGAAGACGTAGTCGtgagttgttctttgctccagggctcaccctccttatataggaggctccgggtgcttggatccctttcgggcgcttggagtgtgacgtagctCAGCCAACCATAGAGCTCCACGTGCCGAAGCGACGAGGAGGATAAAATttgcactccgggcgcccggatcccttctaggCGCTCAGACcccattttccagcaacttcaactccctacaagaaaacgttagtccaaaGCATAATACaaattatattaccctgcaaaacaaagtattggCACATTTATAATAATCAAACAGAGTATTgattagattccatctcaccgagaccggaatctagtcaagatctcaacttagagttccgaaatagttctaagtttGATCatcacctaagttcccttcccaggaacacatcctcacagtcactcccctccagtgacttaccttaacttacctatcAGACGTCCGACcaacccttcgacccatctggacttcgtaccagacatcctgtcagcccatcgacctgtttggacttcatgACAACTATCTGATCGGCCCGTCGACcaagctgggcttcgtgccagacatccggtcggcccatcgacctatctggacttcgtgccagctatccggtcggcccatcgacctagctggacttctcctgcacacttggtcaaagcgttagatcacaatgaaactaacttaacatactttgtcattcatcaaaacctgagttagaccgttagtgctaatcgcaccaacaatctctccctttttgatgcaatgaacacctgggttaagttagtgaaaacatatgcaaaaaGTAAGCAATCACTTAAGATAGTTTTTagattagggtttagggtttgattttgtattttgtttgttaactaacttaaactcacctaaccctccccctttgacattcatcaaaaaagaatATGGAATGGTTAAgtcaaggaaaaaaaatgaaattgcgAATCTGAACTaagtcagattgacttgggggagtttcaagtagaaaatatagaaaatttactttaaattttatcttttagcttttcaaaaatatctaagtttgaaaaaatagcTAACTTAGAAAAccaactttaaaaaatttaaaaacaatttacaagcataaatttttataaaggttaattttcaaatatacttACTTTACAAAAGTAAGATTAACAAAAGTCAAGTTTATAACATTCAagttttaaatctaattttcaaaactaagtttgtaaaattgaattttcaaaactAGGTTTGTATATAAGTTTTATATACAAGTCAACTTTTTAAGaaacataaaattataaaatccaattttcaaagacttagtttcataaaaactagttttcaaaaatagatttattaaattagatttgcaaaaataagtttataaggtcagatttaaaaagaatatttttaagaaaatatttttcaaagatattttcaaagcggagaaaataattttgatattaagtatgaaaataagttaaaataattttccccctgaacctgacaccAAAAATAACTATCTAACTGATTAGTTACTTGCTAACTAtcagaggatagcagctttcactgtgtcagtcagattaagttaattcaatcagttagtatttgactaagctgaataacttaacctgattaatgtgtggtttgtatttaacgcccagacttatgtcgatgcactgaaataagaatcttaagtctaggcaatttgcctatgcatctcacccctttcaaAGTTCAAAAATACACAAACAAGTTAgccctagtgtgttggtgagatgctcaaaccttatatttataggagcatgctttctaaaGGCTTGATCTAGtttaaggctaaaattgatttttgaaattctaaaaatggaaaattttgaaaattttatcctagaatttaaagacactatttttgaaaataattttgaaattaaaaaaaatcctagtctattaaacacattcctaattttcgacatagattgctaaactcactttcagggaggggtttcgGAAATATGTCAActaaattagacttggactcaatatatttgagttcaataactcttttagtgacatgatccctgataaagtggtgtctaatttcaatgtgtttggttcttggatgatgcacaggattttttgttaggttaattgagctaatattatcaattaatacttttacatttgtaaagtttaaattaaaatcttttaaggtgtgtaTCATTCATAGTAGTTGTGTGACAcactctcctatagctatatactctgactcagttgtagatagagcaacacagtgttgctttctactaaaccagttaATAAGTAATGAgcctagtagttggcatccaccacttatacttttgcggtctaatttacacccagtgtaatctgagtcagaatagcctattaactcaaaattgttagttctaggataccaaattcctatatttgacgttcctttaaggtatctaaagattcttttgacttgagtcaaatgagattctttagcacaagtttggtatctagcacacatactaactgcaaataaaatatcgggtcgacttgcagttaagtatagtaggctacctatggcacttctatagtattttaagttaattgattttcCATTGGGGTCGTCATCTAGAATTGTGTTAACTGccataggtgtctttatttctttagtattttccatcccgaattttttaagtaattctttggtgtatttttgttgataaatgtaattaccctcatttgtttgtttgatttataatcctaaaaagtaagttaattttcctactagactcatttcaaattcttgttccattagatttgtaaattcttctaaaaattctgagttggttgaaacaaaaattatgtcatctacatagatttgggctataaagatatcctcttttattgatttaacaaatagggttgggtcgatttgaccttggttgaaccctttgaatattaggtaagaggttaacctttcataccatgccctaggtgcttgcttaagtccgtataagactttctttaacttaaagacatagtcagggtgGTTTAGACTTTCAAATCTAAGTGATTGTCCTACAtagactttttcttttattagtccatttagaaaggaggatttgacatccatttgatatagtttaaaccctttatgggctacataactgagtaacattctaatgaactctaatctagctactggggcataagtttcatcatagtcaaacccctctacttgactaaaccctttagcaactaacCTAACTTTGTTtttagtaatttccccagtttcgcttaatttatttctaaatactcattttgtttctattgtcttcttatttttaggtggtggtactaagtcccaaacttcatttctctcaaattaagctagttcctcttgcataactatgacccagtctgggtcaagtaaagattcagctatggttttgggttcaatttttgaaatcagagatatttgacttaggtttctaaaggatgacctagtctgcaCCCTTAGGTCAggtgttctaggaggttgattttattgaggttcttcttcctcttcgtgatttaaatattcattagtTCCTTCTTGATTATTGCCACCTTGAATAAACGTAATTGGCTGAATTTGGGTTTGTTCAAGGTTTTGGTTGGATTCCTCgaattttacatttgaggtttcttcaatccttagtgtaactttattatatattctataacctCAACTGTTcagtgaatatcctacaaaaattccattttcaattttagaagaaaattttcctaagtgttctcttgtgtttagtatgaaggctggacacccaaatactctaaagtattttatattgggttgtttattataatatatttcgaagaaggttttgttatgtggtttatttagtgttgttctattttgtacataacaGGTTGTACTAACAACTTCTGTCAAAAAGTATTTAGGTAGATTATATTTATTTAGCATTgccctagaggcttcaagtagagttctattttttctttcaataattccattttgttgaggtgttttaggacacgaaaattcgtgatggtatccattttcaagacaaaatttgttaaaattatgatttttaaattcatctCCATTgttacttctaattcttttaattttaaggtatttttcattttcaacttgcttgcaaaaatttgtaaaagtttcaaaagttttatccttattaaaaatttgcaaaaatttcattttcaagacaAAGGGGAAGTTGAGTCAACGCCTGGCTCTTGGGTCCGCTCCCAGTTCCTTGGCCTCCCAGTTCCTAGGACCCCACTCTTGAGCCTCTCAACTCCCAGACCTCCTAGCTCCTACCTCCTTGGCGACATGCATCAGAAGGTAAGACCATTTCAAGAAAAGGATAACCATCACATAAATGTTAGATTATTTTAGAAAAAAGACAGTGACGTGAATAAGTCTGGTAtttttttaaggaattaaataattATAACATGAAGATCAAAACGAAAGAAAAAAATCTACTATCTCTCTATAAAAGGTAGCCCTTTCCGACACCTAAAGTGCATATGCACACCTATATACATTAAAACCCTAATATTGTTATTTTCCTCCTTCATcctctaacttgagtgtcggagtggTTGCACCGGGAACTCCCTAACCATCATTTAACCTCTTTTCCTCCTATTTTTCTTTCATCTATACTCGTAGAACAACACTATCCTTGCCAGCGATTGATGATTAAGTTGACAACAAAACCAACTCACTGATGATTCACTCCGCTTACGGGTAGGATCAGTAAtattgtttggtttaattttatgtAATATaataaaacttatttatttagaggtTTTAGTGTATGACTTAATTAATAATAAGTTCGATAAAAgtataaacaaaataaaattatatatatatatatatatatatatatatatatatatatatatatatatatatatatatatatatatatatatatattattaatggtgatatatataaataaataaattcagataatattttagaatttttttattatttaaaatttttttgagatAATTTTGTTATTCTTTTAACTAGATCTATTTAGTTTATCTCAACTATAGCTAGACTAAAGTTTTAATCAAAAACtaaagtaaaataataaaaagacaAACATAATCATCTCATCATGCACGCGATAGTGAGCCTATCGCCATCTCTCACGATTGGTAATCGTGTGCACCTCTCGCGAGCCTTCCACACAAAGGAACGACGACGACATTTGCTTCTTGCGCTTGCCCTTGATGTGATGACCAACCGCTCCTCGCCCTAGTTGCAACGATTGACCGCTGTGATAAAGGATGATGAAGGAACAATCGGCTGCTGCTCGCCCTCTCTGCGATTATCGACCACTACTCACGGTCAACGAACAATCGTACTACTCGCCCTCAGTGTGACAAAGGAATGATCAGTCGTTACTCACCTAGTTGCCCTCATTGCGACGATCAATCGCTGCTCGCGCTTGACAAATGAACGATTGTGATTGGATTCTCGTTAACCCCGGAGTCAAGAAAGAGGTAATCACATTCCTGGTTCTATTCCCATTTTGCTCACATTTTACTGATGTGACGGGAATGCATCAAAACTTAGGAATCACTCATTACATAAATCAAATAGGGTTAAACAATATAACCTTAGGTCAATAACTAAGGTTATCAACGATAACCCCAAACTAAATACATCTTAATATTTTACTTAATAACAACGCTATATCTAGGGATGTCAATTCAAGTAAATCAAGTCaggttgaaattttttttataaaaatctcaTCTTGAATTTGACTCAAACCTAAAACTCTTAAacctgaattcaaactcaacctgataaaaatatttttttaaattatttttcttataattttttactttttctttccatattttattattatcatattgatatatatatatcaaagaactttagtttttaaaataaaatttaaattaattctaaaaaatctaataaaatttaaattcataaaccCAAATActatccaaaaatctccaattaAAAATCCTCCCATCCAAATTCGTTCCAAATTCAAAACCCTCcatctaaatttatttttttttcggaTCATTTCAAATCAGATGGGATCATCGGATATGACTCATTTTAATCATAGCTATATcaacaattaaatttttttaaaaaaaagatttttttttttaaattaacgaTAAAACTATTTAAGAAAAATCCAATTATACCCTTCCCGATGCAAGTACATGACATCGATACACCACCCCTTTCCTTTCCCCACATCTGCCTTTTCTTTCCtccccctttcctttcttctttccttaccctttctctctccccctttcaAAACTCGTCTTTCCTTCGCTCCTTTCTCCTCCCCCACTTCGACCTCCCCTCCGCCGCCTTCTTCTCCGCCGGCCTTGCCTACAGCGTTCTCTACATCTCAAGACGTATAACGCAGATGGGAAAGTATATGAGGAAGGCGAAGATCTCTGGCGAGGTCGCCGTCATGGAGCTCTCCCATGGCGTACGCACTCGCGCCCGGACCCTCGCAGCCGCCGCCGCCTCCTGTGCCTATCTCGAGCTCCGAAGCCGCCGCCTTGAGAAACCCCTTCCCCTGCCTCCGGCCTGCAAGGCCTTCCCCGAGCCCAGTCCTAGCCCCGGCCTGAGAGCAAGTTCGGGATCAGCGGGTTCCTTCTCAACGAGGCGATGCTCACTGGACAACGAGGCTCCGCCGGATGCGCAGGTGTCGTTCGGGGAGAATATTCTCGAGGTCGAAGCAACGGACAGGTGGGTTACCTCCAATCTCTTGGTTTTCTCTGTTTCTTGCATCTCCGCAATTTTCTTGTGGAAGAGTAGACGCGCTTCTAGATCTAATTCTGGATCAAGGAACTCTTCTCCATTATGCGATCATCAAACTATTTCTGAAAGATAACGTCTTCATTCTCTTGAAATTTCCTCAGAACCTTTTGTTtccttactttttttttcttctttctttttttgttttttgttgttgttattgtcttGATGCGATTCCAAGCTTGATGAAATGAATTCATCCTGCGTAATCGTTTACATTATCTATCTTTATGAAAACTTTGTTCTTAGTCTAAAATAGTAAAAGGTCATAGATTCTGCTTCTTAGCTGATGAATTGGTGCTCTGGGACCTTAGATTGCGAGTTGTTTTCTCTGATACTCGATGAATTGGTTCTTCTGTTTTATCACAAAGGTCATTACGATGAATGTGCTTTCTTCCTTCATTGCTGATTCTGGTCATTCATGCCTGCAAGTGGAACTTCCGTTGTTGACATGGCTTGAATTTAATGCACTTTAAACTTTGGCTGAATTTAATGTTCTCTTCTCCCCATTTTCAGCTTCTTCCATATTAGTTATTTTTTACCTTTACCTTTGATATCATGTTTCTTAGTGTCTTTTTCTATTCTGTTCTCTatcatttcattttctttttctttcttcttacaAATTAGTGATTCTAGAAGTAAGATGTATCCTGGCTTGGACTATGTGTTAGGAACTTTTGAGCAAGTGCATGATCGAGGTGGCCCTGCTTATTCATTGAGCTGTGAAGCTATTTTGCCAAGATACGAGACTTGTGAAATTTGACAGTTTATAATAGTTTCTAGTGGTTTTTCGAGCCTTTGACGAATTTGATTCTGCAAACTTGCGCCTTCCTCTACtccagaagtttttttttttatgaaagttcTAATTTACCATGGTCTTATTATGCTGCCAATTATGCTTGATCTCTTCTTCTATTTTGGGGCATGGTGAACAATGTATATATTTTCTGTTAAGAACTTATGAGCAAGCGCATGATCTGGGTGGCCCTGCTTATTCATTGAGCTGTTAAGCTATTTTGTTAAGCTACGAGACTTGTGAAATTAAACAGTTTCTAATATTTTCTAATGGTTTTTCCTGTCTTTGACGAATTTGATCCTGCAAACTTGTGTCTTGCTCTACTAcagatgattttttaaaaaaattctagttTACCATGGTCTTAGTGTGCTGCCAATTATGCTGGATCTCTTCATGTATGCTGCCAGTTATTTTGCTCACTTAATGGTTGAGTTACTGAGGAAGCAATCCAACTTAGTCCTTGTTCATGCTTCCAGTTCGGTCATAGCGGTACAAAATGATTATTCTTAGTACCAAATTGGGAATATTCTTTCGTTAATTACCACGGGGTAAAAATATCTATGAATCTATGCTGAATATTCAGGCAATGTAGTTTGACTTCATAGATGTGGTTAAGAGAGTTTTCTGCGTTGGTCAGCAAGGGCTTGGCAAGTATTTGGTCCCTGGACTCGGTTTGTCTGCTATAATTTATTGCTTATGGtcctttttatgtttttatgcattCTAAGGGCATCCAGACTTGTCCACGTGAATTGAACATGGTCCTTTGTCTTTTGCTCACTTGCAACTGTACCATGTAGGAATTTTTTTGGTGACACTctgatttatttatttgtttttattcgAAAAAGATCAAAGaacattttgagttttggatTCTTTT contains:
- the LOC122025650 gene encoding cyclin-dependent kinase inhibitor 4-like isoform X1, which encodes MGKYMRKAKISGEVAVMELSHGVRTRARTLAAAAASCAYLELRSRRLEKPLPLPPACKAFPEPSPSPGLRASSGSAGSFSTRRCSLDNEAPPDAQVSFGENILEVEATDRNKRETTPCSLIRNPEEIQTPGSTNRPTNSRATNRRIQTFRQNLPNAHEMEEFFSREEQLQQRIFIERYNFDPANDHPLPGRYEWVKIDF
- the LOC122025650 gene encoding cyclin-dependent kinase inhibitor 4-like isoform X2, giving the protein MGKYMRKAKISGEVAVMELSHGVRTRARTLAAAAASCAYLELRSRRLEKPLPLPPACKAFPEPSPSPGLRASSGSAGSFSTRRCSLDNEAPPDAQVSFGENILEVEATDRNKRETTPCSLIRNPEEIQTPGSTNRPTNSRATNRRIQTFRQNLPNAHEMEEFFSREEQLQQRIFIERYEWVKIDF